The window TCAAGCATACAGGGGTTGCGATTTTTCTGATGCAAGCGGGGATGATAGGGACGCTGCAGGCTCTATGGGAGGTGATGCCTCTGTTTGTGAACTCTGTGTGGGGTGAGAGCTCTAATGTTGCATTTCTTGAAAAGCACATGGGTGCTACCTTCGAAGCACGACCTGAACCATGGATTACCAACATTACTGTTGATGATATCCACTCTGGTGATTTCCTTGCATTGTCCAAAATTCGAGGCAGATGGGGTGGTTTTGAGACCCTAGAGAAGTGGGTGACTGGATCTTATGCTGGTCACAGTGCAGTCTGCTTGAGGGACTCGGAAGGAAACCTGTGGGTTGCAGAGTCAGGGCATGAAAATGAGGAGGTATGCCTTTGGtatagttagttagttagttactGCAAAGTTTAGATTTCATTTGAGCTAAATAACacatttatagttttaattggGTCTTTAGCTTTGCACTTTTGGGTGTATATTGTTCTGTGTGAGTTTTCGTTTTTTCTTTGTACATATTATGCATATGTGTCTTTTGTGTGTTTCAACAGTAGTACTAAATTgataatactatttttttatttgagtattGAAAAAATGGCTCAGTAAACTAGTACTATGTATTAAGGAGATGAACACCTTTTCTATCATTCACGGAATGATGACCAGAGTTATGAAAGCCAGAGGCATATTCTTCATGctgtataaaaaaatttgaagctAAACTGTTGCTTATGTTTAATCGGAAACCCTGGTGTATTGAAAAAGAAATCCTTAATTTGATGCTGGTAAAGGTACCTCATACATTCATGCATGTCTCTTGTATCTGATGTTAGATATTGAGAGTTTAATGGTCTGTCGATTATTAAATAAGTTTTCCATATATCTTTGCAAATAACTTATTTATCTCCCTCCCACCCCCAATTTCCCCAGGGAGAAGATATTATTGCTATTCTTACATGGGATGAGTGGTGGGAATATGAGCTGACTAAAGATGACGCCAATCCACACATAGCGCTTCTTCCTTTGCATCCTGATCTCCGTGCCAAGTTCAATGAGACTGCTGCGTGGGAATATGCGAAGAGCATGGCAGGGTTACCATATGGTTACCATAACTTGATTTTTAGCTGGATCGACACAATCAGTGATAATTATCCCTCACCTCTGGATGCTAACCTGGTAGGTATTTCACTTTTAAGTATTACAAGTAGTTATGTGAGACAATAGCAGCTCACTTTTCTGtttcttcatttctatttttctctgCTTCCTGTgtcattttactatatatttcaACTGCAGTTGATTCTCATAAAATTGTTATCATGTATGTACTATGATATATTCATGGAATTCTTTTACTTGATCGCATTCTCAAATTATACCTGTTCTTGGGGGAAACATAACCCAGGAAAGCCCATAAAACTTATGAGTTTCttgccatttttttaaatggtgATTTTACTTGTGAATATGAGGAAATGTTTACTTTATTGGGATTACTCCTGGGTGACTGATACTCTGATAGCGAAGTAGTACCATGACATAAGGGTGAAAAAACCCCATTCGAGAAGTGAAATAGAACATGAAACTGTAAGTTCCCAAATAGTGGGAGGGGCTAGGACTCTGACCATGTGCCTGTTGAAGAATGAGCTGGGGACTCATAGACACTTGGCATGCCTAACCAGGAAAAGCTAGAAGtctgaaaaaaatgattgctTATCTTTGTTAGGCTTATAGAGAGTTCATATAGACATATAGTTCTTGACTGCAGAAGCGGTTAGTCTGTTACTCTTAACAACAATAGTTTGCGACTTCCGGTAGACCATGTACGTGCTGAAAATATGACGATATAAGTGAAAGAATTAACAAGTAGCAATCAATGGTTAATGTTATCGGATGATGTTCTTTGATAACAAGTATCTGTGACTTCCGGTAAACCAAGTATCAATCAATGGTTTATGTTATTTGATGCTGTTGGGTGATCAAATTAATGAATCAATGTGTGCTGCTGAGAGTATATTGCTTAtttgtcttcttcttccttttttaactTGTTTGTTTACAGGTTGCTTCTGTTATGACTGTTTGGACTCAGATGGCTCCTGCATATGCAGGTAGCTTGTGGAATGAAGCATTGAACAAACGTCTTGGAACTCAGGTCATTATAATACCCATCTTGTTTATTTTACACTTGAAGTTTATGAAGCAAATGATTATTTCATGTAAGGAAGCTGATTTGCGTATCACCATGTTGGCTTTGTTGGTGTTTTCACTTCTCTAAATTAGACATTGCTTGAACAATCTAACAATGTCCAGCAGTTCACTGAACACAAAAACATTGAGGGCCTATTTCATGTATGTGGCTATGTTTCCCTGTGTATGCATCCGATATGAACCAAACAAACCTTTCCATTGGAAGTCCTTAGATTTACAGAAAGAAGAATTGCTTAGTAGTTTTCTGTTGACAGACAGAAAGGTTTTGTAATTACCAATTTGGGAAAATCTTTTGAAGTAGAGAGTAAGCTTGCCTTCTAGTTGAGGTCGGAGTGCAGAATATTGTTCTGATATATCCCGATCACCTTATTGCAATGTTGTAACATATTACGAAATTTGACCTCTGCAGAACTTAACTCTCTCTGAGATTCTTGTGGAAGTTGAGAAACGTGGATCATCTTTTGGTGAATTGTTGGCAATCCCCGAACAAGACGATTGGGTTTATGTCGACGGGAAGTCAACTTCATGTGTTGCTTTTGTCTTTGAAATGTACAAGGAAGCAGGACTGTTTGGGGAACTTGCAAACTCTATTCAAGTAACTGAGTTCACGGTGAGCACGCTGCATTTATTTTCGGAGTATTGATCATATTCCATATTTACTAAACCCAACATGTTATTGATtatcttcttctatttttaagataaAAGATGCATACTCTCTGAAGTTCTTTGACAACAATTCAAGCCGTTTGCCTAAGTGGTGCAACGATGCGGACACAGTAAAACTTCCCTACTGCCAAATCAAAGGGAAATACCGGATGGAGTTGCCTGGATACAATAGCATGGAACCTTACCCCCACATGAACGAGCACTGCCCTTCGTTGCCACCAAAGTATTCCAGAACAGAAGGCTGCTAAGCAACTACGGTGTCCTCGTAGTTATGCATTGCGCCCGTAATCTGGTATGTATATTCTAGGTGATACAAACGGCATGTATATTCTAGTTGATGATACAAACTGTATTCATCCTGTATATTCTAGTTAGTTCATATGTAATACGCAACAAGTATGTCATGCCTAATACTATTAATACTTCTCTTTTGATCATATTTCCTTGTTTGAGCCATATAAAAGTACCTTCGTTTTCtggaatttataatttcatgttCTACAAAGTATGAACTTAGGTTTACAAAGGATGTAGCAAATAAATGGTTCAAGCAGTTAGAGCGAGTTCCTTCCTGGGCATAATCTGAATGGGAAGTCCTTGAGTAGGAACTGGCATCGGATCCCTTCGGAAACGGTTGTCATTGCAGCAGAGCTTCCACGTGAAGTGTGTAACCAGGTAACGGATAGTGATTAGTGTCTCAATCTTGGCAAACTCGTATCCCGGGCATATACGTGCCCCCCCTCCGAACGGAATGTAAGTGTATGGCGGAACCCCTGCCGGATTTTCAAACCGTCCCGGATCAAACTTTGATGGTTCTGGGAAAATGCTATCATCCATGTGAGTCATGCCGCTCACCCATAGAATCTGCCATCCTTTCGGTATCGTGTAACCTTGATACTCGATGTCCTCCAGCGTCTTCCGGAACCCTCCGTACAGTGGGGTGAACATCCGGAGAGTCTCCATCGCCACTCTCCAGGTATACTTCATCTTGCCAAGATCTTCCCATGTCAAGAAAGCTCCACCTTTCTTGATCCCTTCTTGCTCTGCAGatcaatcaataaaacaaTGTTCATTCATTGTAAAAGGGTGTTGATTGGCTTATAAAGCTCGAGTTTTACATACCTGCGAGAACTGCTGCGTGTATCTCGGGATGGTTCGCCAGAACTCTTACCATGAAGGTGATCAAGATCGAGGAAGTGTCGTGGCCTGCAACCATGATTAGCATAACATTGTGTATGATCTCATCTTCGGACACTAACTGGCCGTCGTGAGACGTGAGCAAGCACGTGATTAGGTCTTGGTGAGACGAAGCTCCGGCAGCGAGCTGAGCCCTCTTCTCGGATATAAGATGGCTCAACATCTTCTTAACCTTAGCACTTGCTTTGAGGCTTCGGTTGAAGCGTGTGAAGGGCAGATTGAGAGGGAGAGACCAAATCCCATCAACCATCTCTTGGAAATACAATACAAGTGTGTCTCTCACTGATCCTCTCTCAACACCAAACAGAAGTGAGCATATTATGTTGAATGTCAGCGTCTTCATTAGTGGCAGAACCTGAAATCGGCGGTTAATCGATGAGTTCCACTCGGGAGAGATCTTACTGAGTCAAGTCCCGAGcaacaaaacacacacacaagatAACTAATTCGTACCTTGAGATTGTTCTTCCCATGCCAATGCATACGAAGGTGCATCAGCACTTCTTCCTCCATCTTACCGATGTAATCCTTCAAGCTATCCGGCTTCAGGAAAGACGAAAGCGCGTTTCGTATCCGCTTATGGTCCTCTCCAACAAGCTCCAACAGGCAGCGATCGCCTAAGACCATCCTCACGGAGTCCGTCTGCTGATTGCTCAGTTTGCCCCCGTCGCCAGAGAAAAGAAACCTGTTGGCAGCCTGGCCGTAGATGAACACGGTTGGTGTGCCAAAGAGGCTCAGTTTCGAGACGGCACCGTATCTCCGGGCTCTGCTGGCGATCCATTCGTCAGCGGTGTTGGCGCGCATGGCCCACAGGAGGCTGAGGCTCTGCCCAATGAACGGGATTCCGAAGGATCCTGGGGGTGTGTTTTTGGGTGATTTTCTTGTTGTGGAGTGGATGAGGTATATGGGTAGGAGGAGGatgagagagaggaggaagagagGGAGGAGGGAGGGCATTGTGATGAGATGGAGAAATCAATGAAGTGGTTGTGattatcaatatatttgaCTTAGCTTGGTATATGGTTGGTGTTTGGATTTATATCAGTTGGTGAGTTCAGAGGAATCTTGTCTTGATGTTGAATGGGCATCTATTGGATTTGGTTCCCTTACAAGTGATGATGCATGGATTTGGGATTgactccctctatcccattaaatatcccattaaatatgcgaCGTTTGTTTTTGCGcacttgttttgaaaaaattatacaataaataactaaagtggtgaaaaaataaagtaagagagaaaataatatagagaaaactctcctttatattattctcttttttactttattttttctccactttaatcatttattatcatttttctaaaacgtGTGTGAAAAAGCAAACGTAAATAGATATACACGTGTTCAATTATTGGATTGTGTAGCTCGTGATAAGCACATGCTCGCACATGAATGCGGCGTGCTTAACACCGTACAACGTTATGCGCATGACATGCACTCATGTCATGGCTCGCTTATGAAACCAGCAACAaatatgtactactatatGTCTATATGGCATTTTTCCTTTATTAGATATAGTCTCTATTGAATTGCATTGAGTGAGTTTTTGTCTTGTTGGAATTCATCTCGACTATCAACCTAATTATCGACTTCAAGCTTGGCAGACTCAGCAGGGAACAAGGAATACATTTACACCACCAAATTTCTGCTAATATTATACCGAGATcctgtttttataaaataaatataaatggtCTAGTAGTAGAAACCtactactacaaatttaaataaacgTCTTTTAGTGCTATTTTAAATGAAGGTTTTGCTCAAATAAGCCAAAAGATGAAATTTTAGCAACTATAACACGCTCTTCAAAAAACTAAAGTAGTACTACAAATTAATCCACTTTTTACATACAGTGAAGTTTtatctagaaaaaaaaaagtagaaacaaaattttaagtgAAGGATGGAATAGAGGAAAGAAAAATTCTTCCAAGAGAAGAACAATGATGAGTCAGATTTTGAAGCTCTAAGTCTTTGTAATCAGTTATCgcatactaaataaaaattccTAGATTCGACATTGATCCATTGGTGTGAGACTCAGTGACATTGTAATTGTAAGTACATAACGTGAGAGTGTTacattcctttttcttttttattttttggagaactttcctttttctttagtCTTATCCTATTATGTAGTCTCGTTTCTATTGTACGATTTTAGGAAGTTAAGAATTAATACAACAATAAAATAgactaaattattaattgtgtGGCCATGGAATATATGAATGGAAAACCCATTCTTAAATCTGGCAAAAGTATATTAATGTAAACAATGTCTTAACTGCAAAACTtccatatatatactccatttgcaTGGAGTATATGGCATCTCTATCTTTCAATTCTGAAATATAAACAACGAATCTAATTACAAAAATGGCTTCAATCTATCAATCCATTTGCATTCTGTTGATTCTTACTTTTGCCTCaggtaaattatttaattagccaCATTTTCAACATATTATACAATACTAGGTTTCTAAATTACCAATCAGTTTTAATCTGTGGTTTGAGGGGCATTTTAAtcgtgtttatatttttttctaaatagtATTTGTGTCTAATCCTGTATCCAAAGGCATAGACACATGCAAGAAATGAAGGGCTTTACCAAGATTCAAAAGACacaacatttttatttgtatactATTGTcgcattttaatttgttattttgtatAATCGTTGTGCAAAAACATctataattaaatcacaacGAAACATAGGaaaattattgtttcaaaattcaaaatacatGCTTTGATCTTCGAGTTCTCTCTTTAGCCATAATACTACCTGTTATAGTACTAATGAGGTGCATATGTACTAATATGGTCTATACTAAGtactatcatattttttttagttcttatagtatattttattgtatattgtGAGATGGTCTataagatattattttggcaGTTGAAGTTGGAAGAGCAGAAAAATGTTTAACCGGATTCGGCGAATgtggagaaaaaatatgttgtgGTGGAGGAGTCTGCGGCGACGATTGTTGTGAAACTAAGTGTGTATCAAAATATCCCGAAGGCAAGTCGAGTTGTTCTGGAAATACTGGCCCAAGATTGTGTATTTGCGAACATGATTGttaatttgatgttttctTAGTACTCATACAATAAAAGACTTACttttcatttcctattttCATATAGGGATAATAGTCATTTCAATCATAAAGTTTGGTTAAATTCTTGTTTATTCTATGAACTTTGACATTGGAATATTGAATTAcgaatttttagttttttttaattgtcttATTCATGCACAAATCGAGATCTTTTGATGATGTTAAAAACGATTatagtttaataaaataagaaaaaaaatgaataaaaaagaaaaaaaatattcgtTTTAATGAAACAGGTCGTTTTGAATATCGTTAAAAGACGATATTTTGTGCATTAATAGGACAACTgagaataattgaaaatgattatgatattctaatttcaaagtttatgaAATCGACCATAATTTGATGAAACTTCATGACTTAAATGACTATTAACCTTTTGAGATTcgtgaattaaaattattaaatagatgCAAAGCCAAGCGAGGACACAAATTCCTACTTATATCatgtttcaataattatttttcattaccTATATTAAGAGGTACTCTTGATGTCCGCACCGTGCAGATCCATACAAGTACtcacctttaaatttatttacttattttcattcactaataaaattaattaagaattgaATCAATATATAGATTGTATAAATTCGATGGAAATCAAAGACAAAATAACGACTTACAAATTTAGAAAGAGAGGATGAAAACTCTTATACGTGATCCCAGTGCAGTGCATGGATAGTAATTTGTTAAAGGTTgtaaagtagtagtaattaatagtattattaattagaGAAATTGCAAAATCAGCTAATtcaattatctttttaaaatttctaattgtCTCGTACAATTGAtgtcatttttcaattaaatcatatgACTTCTGTATAAATTTAGCATTTTTCAACTTTATATTGATTGATTTCTAGATAATTAATAGTGGTATTATAAGTGGtgaaaatatgataataaaattataaaagtcacaataatttattcaattttttggaACGAATGGAATTCTGAAGGATCCTTGGTATATGGTTGGTTTTTAAAGTTATTTCCGTTCGTGAGTTCAGAGAAATCTTGTCTTGAAGTTAAGTGGGATCTATTGGTTTTGGTTCCCTTTCTAGTTTGGTGGTGTTGTGATTATCAATATTCAATATGTTGACCTTGCTCACTACGTAGTTtgtttttagaatattaatttgtattttggaGGAATCCTCGTCTTGATGTTGATTGCGATCTATGGGTTTTGGTTCCCTTTCTAGTGATGATAATTAGTCTTGGATGGATGGGACTGTAATATTTCTTTCTACTTGGAGGGggactataatattttttcctaaGTCACATGCGTgcaacatattttatttgaaacgaaatttcatgaatattttttatgaattgtgggtggaaagaaaagaaaagaaagtttatcaattaaaatggcacatcataaaaaatgtattgTATCATTTAGAGTGAGATTAGAAGTACAATTATAAAGGTagaaatatgagaaaaaaaaaccacgaaatttgattatatttgatCTATTACATCACACTTATTTACTAATTAGTCGGAAACATCATCAATATTGAATTTGTTCTCAAATACCCCTtggtgaaaaatataaataaaatgataaatattataaCCGAAAAATAATGTGCATACCAATGCGTTCAATTATACTGTCTattcataaacaaaacaatattaacaatattatttatttgaataggcaaccatattttttattgttgatattgacaataaatccaaatttcattacttttccagttgatttttaaaattacgaAATAAAACAGTATTTAACCAAATCATCTTCTGCCGATGCATGCCAGTCTTAGGGTATCCACAACCCCGTCTCGGGGCCAAGCTCCAGTCCCTGCCACGTTATTACTCCCCTCATTTTTAGCGTTATACCACAACTCCCACAACCATGCATACCTATCCAGGccaaaaacattaaattgCGCTATTCAAAACTATACTAactaactactccctccatcccaataaatatgcaacatttggtttccggcacaggattttatgcagtattgttttgtgatttaataaagagagagtaaagtaagagagaagaaaaagtagagatagtgttgtttctattttaagaaacgttttatttttattgggacaaccgaaaaaggaaaacgtttcatttctaatgggacagagagagtattttagTTGTAAAAGTGAAAACGTTGAACAATTATAACACgaaaaattcattgttcattcagatattaaaaattacaaatactagaaattaaaaattacaagtccttaaaaattcaaatattatcatttctaaaaaattaaagaaacaaaaaaaactacttGTTCTTCTTCATACTTGAGCTAATATAGTCGATCATCTCATTGTGTAACTCAAATTCGAACTCCGACGTTGCCGACTAACCCTTCCGTTGGACGACAGACTCCATCTCATTGATGTCGTAATCATCAGTTCTAGCCGGCGACTGCGTGTCAGTCGGGGCGGTGGTGGACCCCGTTGCCGGACTAGGAGCAACAGGCTTGGCCAATATGACCCAATTTAGGCTTGGCCAATATGACCCAATTTTGGGCGCGCATGAATTCTTCATCTCTCGTTGGTCATAGTTTAACCACTTCATACTAGAGGAATTCAGAGGGATGGGTATATGATATTTATaggaaaaaattcaatctaaaaaaaaagagttggGGTGCggcttttaaaaataaaattaatgaattttcccgtatatgtctcgtaaatttaattcggtaatttaatcgtgattttaattccgtaaatgtagtatattttgaattatttttattacggTTGGCCACATGGCtagcctaaatctgatgtggcaggtggattttttagtattactcgacgtggcaggggagagaatggctttATTCTtattgctggcctatggctggcctaagcaccattgcggatgctatAATAAAGTGATCAAGATAGATCAAATCTCAGTTTATAAATTGGAATCATATTGTCAGCATGTATTCAAAGTTTGGGCTTGTGTAGACTTAGTAATAaccaattaataaatgaatctTATTGGGGCCAGCCAAATAAACTTgcacaaaatgacaaaatcaaTCCATCAGTCTTACTActatttgcataaaaataaacacactTAATTTGGGGGAAATTCAGTAACTCTTCTCTGCAACATGTTGAAGCTATTTTCATGGCGTCGAGCAATCCATCCATCTCCTTCCTCATCCACTCACCTCCCCGCCATATACCGATTCCTCAGCCACTCTCCGCCATCGGCAGCGGCAGCGGCAGCATTAGAAGAAATTCACGACCCTCCATTTTCCCCCAAACGCGCAGAAACACTCCAAAACAGAACTAAAATCAAGCCCGCAAAGAAGAAAGACAAGCTACCAAAAGTTAATGATAATAATAGCAACACCGTTGAGAAACCGCCTGAGCTGCCCTTCGATTTCATGTACTCTTACTCGGAGATCAGCCCCGGCGTTAAGCCAATTGGCTTCCGCGAACCCCCCAAATTCTCCCCTTTCGGACCGGGCCGCCTCGACCGGAATTGGACCGGCACCACCGCCCCGGCTAGGGTGAAGCCGGATTTGGAGAAGCTGGCGGAGGAGCGCCAGAAGGTTCTAGGAGATCCGATTCCCGATGAGGAGGTTGCTGAGCTCGTTGAGAAGTATCGCCACAGCAATTGCTCCCGCCAAATCAATTTGGGTAAGTTTTGAAATTCTGTTGTATTTGCTTGTTATATTAAGCATTTGTATTCTCATTGCTAGGATTTCTCCAGTTATATGTATATGAATCAActcaaatgataaaaattatttagggCTTTTTCCATTGATTGAAATATCTTTCTGCATCTGAACTCAATTATAACTGAATGATTAAACATGTTCGGTTTCCTTGATGAATTGATTGATTTGGATCCCAATGTGATGATAGGGAGAGGAGGTGTTACACATAACACACTGGAAGATATACACAGCCACTGGAAAAGGGCTGAGGCTGTGAGAATAAAGTGCTTGGGGGTGCCGACTCTCGACATGGACAACATCTGTTTCCATCTCGAGGTTTAAAACCTTCACAGCTTTAACACACGTACGAGCTTCCTCTCGTTTTTATAAGCTAACCAGTGTTGCAGTGCTTTTGCAG is drawn from Salvia hispanica cultivar TCC Black 2014 chromosome 6, UniMelb_Shisp_WGS_1.0, whole genome shotgun sequence and contains these coding sequences:
- the LOC125192764 gene encoding uncharacterized protein LOC125192764; protein product: MKLLLLKLILSTVLIVCSLHSSTVQALKPPIRPTDVLPLLPRQISWPILNKLNSAADLLPAFVGAASATNNSILQWKGACFYENTAWLEFHNNSGTQWGGGTLHLKVTKAHSWTCMDLYVFATPYRVTWDYYFLSREHTLDFSEWESAAEYEYVKHTGVAIFLMQAGMIGTLQALWEVMPLFVNSVWGESSNVAFLEKHMGATFEARPEPWITNITVDDIHSGDFLALSKIRGRWGGFETLEKWVTGSYAGHSAVCLRDSEGNLWVAESGHENEEGEDIIAILTWDEWWEYELTKDDANPHIALLPLHPDLRAKFNETAAWEYAKSMAGLPYGYHNLIFSWIDTISDNYPSPLDANLVASVMTVWTQMAPAYAGSLWNEALNKRLGTQNLTLSEILVEVEKRGSSFGELLAIPEQDDWVYVDGKSTSCVAFVFEMYKEAGLFGELANSIQVTEFTIKDAYSLKFFDNNSSRLPKWCNDADTVKLPYCQIKGKYRMELPGYNSMEPYPHMNEHCPSLPPKYSRTEGC
- the LOC125192765 gene encoding cytochrome P450 716B1-like, with the translated sequence MPSLLPLFLLSLILLLPIYLIHSTTRKSPKNTPPGSFGIPFIGQSLSLLWAMRANTADEWIASRARRYGAVSKLSLFGTPTVFIYGQAANRFLFSGDGGKLSNQQTDSVRMVLGDRCLLELVGEDHKRIRNALSSFLKPDSLKDYIGKMEEEVLMHLRMHWHGKNNLKVLPLMKTLTFNIICSLLFGVERGSVRDTLVLYFQEMVDGIWSLPLNLPFTRFNRSLKASAKVKKMLSHLISEKRAQLAAGASSHQDLITCLLTSHDGQLVSEDEIIHNVMLIMVAGHDTSSILITFMVRVLANHPEIHAAVLAEQEGIKKGGAFLTWEDLGKMKYTWRVAMETLRMFTPLYGGFRKTLEDIEYQGYTIPKGWQILWVSGMTHMDDSIFPEPSKFDPGRFENPAGVPPYTYIPFGGGARICPGYEFAKIETLITIRYLVTHFTWKLCCNDNRFRRDPMPVPTQGLPIQIMPRKELALTA
- the LOC125197357 gene encoding CRS2-associated factor 2, mitochondrial encodes the protein MLKLFSWRRAIHPSPSSSTHLPAIYRFLSHSPPSAAAAAALEEIHDPPFSPKRAETLQNRTKIKPAKKKDKLPKVNDNNSNTVEKPPELPFDFMYSYSEISPGVKPIGFREPPKFSPFGPGRLDRNWTGTTAPARVKPDLEKLAEERQKVLGDPIPDEEVAELVEKYRHSNCSRQINLGRGGVTHNTLEDIHSHWKRAEAVRIKCLGVPTLDMDNICFHLEDKTGGKIIYRHLNILLLYRGRNYDLRKRPQIPLMLWKPLAPIYPKLVKNVADGLTFEETKEKRNRGLNSPPIMKLTRNGVYVNVVEKVRTAFETNDVVRLDCTHVGSSDCKKIGVKLRDLVPCVPILFKDEQIILWKGKKEGE